Proteins from a genomic interval of Thunnus thynnus chromosome 5, fThuThy2.1, whole genome shotgun sequence:
- the LOC137183861 gene encoding Iroquois homeobox protein 5a-like codes for MAYPQGFLFQPSVSLALHSCPSFSSGLGRSSSGSAFAPYSGSAAQLPYGGEPRAAAALGSFVCFLVQSPAYDPSSGSLDYHPFGALGPYPYGDPAYRKNATRDATATLKAWLQEHRKNPYPTKGEKIMLAIITKMTLTQVSTWFANARRRLKKENKMTWTPRNRSEDEEDDNIDLERNDEEEEPMKSNEMKDEAAGRRSSSGLNVCELIFREDATDADFKDCGDRRGPASTGARPQSASDADRPASKEHAGADRGPTAAPKPKLWSLAEIATSSDRNRSCSDSSQSPGPGAPPPASTPRTPFPHGAALPRHLYYTAPFVPGYSGFGPLGPLHGGPGTATHLNGLHQTLLQRAEAAAAAAAAAATTDCRRSHSQLELQELQRGTANI; via the exons ATGGCTTATCCTCAGGGTTTCCTCTTCCAGCCGTCCGTGTCTCTGGCTCTGCACTCCTGCCCGTCCTTCAGCTCCGGGCTCGGCCGCTCCTCTTCGGGCTCCGCCTTCGCTCCGTACTCGGGATCCGCGGCGCAGCTGCCGTATGGCGGGGAGCCGCGGGCCGCCGCCGCGCTCGGCTCCTTCGTG TGCTTCCTGGTCCAGAGTCCCGCCTATGACCCGTCCTCCGGATCCTTGGACTACCACCCGTTCGGGGCCCTGGGGCCCTACCCGTACGGGGACCCCGCCTACAGGAAGAACGCCACGCGGGACGCCACGGCGACGCTGAAGGCCTGGCTGCAGGAGCACCGGAAGAACCCGTATCCCACCAAGGGCGAGAAGATCATGCTCGCCATCATCACCAAGATGACGCTCACGCAGGTCTCCACCTGGTTCGCGAACGCGCGCCGCCGCCTGAAGAAGGAGAACAAGATGACCTGGACGCCCCGGAACCGGAGCGAGGACGAGGAGGACGACAACATCGACCTGGAGAGGAACGACGAGGAAGAAGAGCCGATGAAGAGTAACGAGATGAAGGACGAGGCCG CTGGCCGGCGTTCATCTTCGGGGTTAAACGTGTGCGAGCTGATCTTCAGAGAGGACGCCACTGATGCGGACTTTAAAGACTGCGGGGACAGGAGGGGCCCCGCCTCCACAGGGGCCCGTCCTCAGAGCGCTTCAGATGCAGACCGCCCGGCGTCGAAGGAGCACGCCGGCGCCGACCGGGGGCCGACCGCGGCCCCTAAACCCAAACTGTGGTCGCTCGCTGAGATCGCCACGTCGTCGGACAGAAACAGATCCTGCAGTGACTCGTCACAGAGCCCGGGGCCCGGGGCCCCGCCCCCCGCCTCCACACCCCGGACCCCTTTCCCCCACGGCGCCGCCCTGCCCCGACATCTTTACTACACCGCCCCCTTCGTCCCCGGATACTCCGGCTTCGGCCCTCTGGGGCCCCTGCACGGCGGCCCCGGCACGGCGACGCATTTAAACGGATTACATCAGACTCTGCTGCAGAGAGCcgaggcggcggcggcggcggcggcggcggcggcgacCACAGACTGCAGACGTAGTCACAGCCAGCTGGAGCTGCAGGAGCTGCAGAGAGGCACGGCCAACATTTAG